Proteins from a genomic interval of Verrucomicrobiota bacterium:
- a CDS encoding endo-1,4-beta-xylanase has translation MTNNLRIVLSYLLAGLCFAAYPAALDAARGTPVISGSLKPVGQPEFHRAELVTVANQPFAKAWRVQVLSKTEHTYEVQLQAASQAPVKQGDTLLVTLYVRCLDSRDETGEGRVEVVFENNRAPHAKSLAAPVAIGRDWQPITRAFKAGESYGLGQAQLYVACGFYPQTLEIGGVTLQNLGPNADPKPYQTNEYAYDGQRLDAPWRKQAEARIERLRKGDLRVEVTDRAGRPMANADVQVRMLRHEFGFGSIVTSKLITEESPNAAKYRATVLRLYNKVVFENDLKWQGWENPDNQAQTLRALHWLQTNNLAVRGHCLVWPSWKNLPGDLRGLSRDPAAVRQRIADHITQEVGAVRGRIVEWDVLNEPYINHDVMDLLGKDIMVDWFKLARQADPKPKLYINDFSILSAEGRDTKHQAHYEQTIKFLKDSGAPIAGIGMQSHFGTQATAPTRMLQILDRFGAFGLEIQGTEHDIDTTDEQFQADFTRDYLTVMFSHPAVVGVLSWGFWEGHHWRPNGAYFRKDWSVKPAGQVWMDLTLKQWWTDERGKTGSTGMYPVRGFLGQYEITATVNGKKAVLQAALPRQGATVRVVME, from the coding sequence ATGACTAACAACTTGCGTATCGTTCTGAGTTACCTATTGGCGGGCCTGTGCTTCGCAGCCTACCCGGCAGCATTGGATGCCGCTAGAGGGACACCGGTGATCTCCGGTTCGTTAAAGCCCGTCGGCCAGCCTGAATTCCATCGCGCCGAGTTGGTGACGGTGGCGAACCAACCGTTTGCCAAAGCCTGGCGCGTGCAGGTGCTGAGTAAGACGGAGCACACCTATGAGGTGCAACTGCAAGCCGCCAGCCAGGCCCCGGTCAAGCAAGGCGACACGCTGCTGGTTACGTTATACGTCCGCTGCCTGGATTCGCGGGATGAAACCGGCGAGGGGCGAGTCGAGGTGGTCTTTGAAAATAATCGGGCACCCCACGCCAAGTCCCTTGCCGCGCCGGTCGCCATCGGTCGAGACTGGCAGCCAATCACACGCGCATTCAAGGCTGGCGAAAGTTATGGCCTCGGCCAGGCGCAACTGTACGTGGCGTGCGGGTTCTACCCACAGACGCTGGAGATCGGCGGCGTCACCCTGCAAAATCTCGGACCCAATGCCGACCCCAAGCCATACCAGACCAATGAATACGCCTACGACGGCCAACGCCTGGATGCCCCATGGCGTAAGCAGGCGGAGGCGCGCATCGAGCGTTTGCGCAAAGGGGATCTGCGCGTGGAAGTGACGGATCGCGCGGGCCGGCCCATGGCGAACGCGGACGTGCAGGTGCGCATGTTGCGCCACGAGTTCGGCTTTGGCTCCATCGTCACATCCAAGCTGATTACCGAGGAATCCCCCAACGCCGCGAAATACCGCGCAACCGTGTTGAGGCTTTACAATAAAGTGGTCTTTGAAAACGATTTAAAATGGCAGGGCTGGGAAAACCCGGACAACCAGGCGCAGACACTGCGGGCGCTGCACTGGCTGCAAACTAACAACCTGGCGGTGCGCGGGCACTGTCTCGTATGGCCGAGTTGGAAAAATCTGCCGGGCGATCTGCGCGGATTAAGCCGCGACCCCGCCGCCGTGCGCCAGCGCATCGCTGACCATATCACGCAGGAGGTGGGGGCGGTACGCGGACGGATCGTGGAATGGGATGTGCTCAATGAACCGTACATCAACCACGACGTGATGGACCTGCTGGGTAAAGACATCATGGTGGACTGGTTTAAACTGGCGCGGCAGGCGGACCCGAAACCCAAACTGTACATCAATGATTTCTCGATCCTATCCGCCGAAGGACGCGACACCAAGCACCAGGCGCATTACGAACAGACGATCAAATTTCTAAAAGACAGTGGCGCACCCATCGCAGGCATCGGCATGCAGTCGCATTTCGGCACCCAGGCCACGGCACCCACGCGGATGCTGCAGATCCTAGACCGGTTCGGAGCGTTCGGCCTGGAAATCCAAGGCACCGAGCATGATATTGACACGACCGACGAGCAGTTTCAGGCCGATTTCACGCGGGATTATTTGACCGTCATGTTTAGCCATCCCGCCGTGGTGGGGGTGCTATCCTGGGGGTTCTGGGAGGGACATCACTGGCGGCCCAACGGCGCCTATTTCCGCAAGGACTGGTCGGTGAAACCCGCCGGCCAGGTGTGGATGGACCTCACTTTAAAGCAATGGTGGACCGACGAGCGGGGCAAAACCGGCAGCACCGGCATGTATCCCGTGCGCGGTTTCCTGGGCCAGTACGAAATCACCGCCACCGTCAACGGCAAAAAGGCCGTGCTCCAAGCCGCACTGCCCCGGCAGGGAGCCACCGTGCGGGTGGTGATGGAGTAA
- the gap gene encoding type I glyceraldehyde-3-phosphate dehydrogenase translates to MPVKIAINGFGRIGRLVFRAIAEQGLLGKDVEVVAVGDIVPADNLAYLLKYDSTQGAFKGQVSSKKSAPDKAEDDILVVNGAEIKVVSARTPAELPWKALGVELVIESTGLFTDAAKDNAKGCYGHILAGAKKVIISAPGKNEDITVVMGVNHEKYDAAKHNIISNASCTTNCLAPVVHVLIKEGFGVAEGLMTTIHAYTATQKTVDGPSKKDWKGGRTAAMNIIPSTTGAAKAVALVLPEVKGKLTGMAFRVPTPTVSVVDLTVKTVKDTSYAEISAAIKNASETYMKGILGWTNDEVVSTDFTHCQLSSIFDAGSGIELNKNFFKLISWYDNEWGYSCRVGDLIKYILSKGL, encoded by the coding sequence ATGCCAGTTAAAATAGCAATTAATGGATTCGGCCGTATCGGCCGTTTGGTCTTCCGCGCCATCGCGGAACAAGGTCTGCTCGGCAAAGACGTCGAAGTCGTTGCCGTGGGTGATATTGTCCCAGCCGACAATCTCGCCTACCTGCTCAAATATGACTCCACCCAAGGCGCCTTCAAGGGCCAGGTGAGTTCCAAGAAATCCGCCCCCGACAAAGCCGAGGACGATATCCTCGTGGTCAACGGCGCGGAAATCAAGGTCGTCAGCGCCCGCACTCCGGCGGAACTGCCCTGGAAAGCATTGGGCGTGGAACTGGTGATCGAATCCACCGGGCTCTTCACCGATGCCGCCAAGGACAACGCCAAGGGCTGCTACGGCCACATTCTGGCTGGCGCCAAGAAAGTCATCATCAGCGCCCCGGGCAAGAACGAAGACATCACCGTGGTCATGGGCGTGAATCATGAGAAGTATGATGCCGCCAAGCACAACATCATCTCGAACGCCTCCTGCACCACCAACTGTTTGGCCCCGGTGGTCCATGTGTTGATCAAGGAAGGTTTCGGCGTGGCCGAAGGTCTGATGACCACCATCCATGCCTATACCGCCACCCAGAAGACGGTGGACGGCCCGAGCAAGAAGGATTGGAAAGGTGGCCGTACCGCCGCCATGAACATCATCCCCTCCACGACTGGCGCCGCCAAGGCCGTGGCCTTGGTGCTGCCTGAAGTCAAGGGCAAGCTCACCGGTATGGCTTTCCGCGTGCCGACGCCGACCGTCTCCGTGGTGGATTTGACCGTCAAGACGGTCAAGGACACCAGCTATGCGGAAATCTCCGCCGCGATCAAGAACGCCAGCGAAACCTACATGAAGGGCATCCTGGGCTGGACCAACGACGAAGTGGTGAGCACCGACTTCACCCACTGCCAACTGAGTTCCATCTTCGACGCCGGTTCCGGCATCGAGCTGAACAAGAACTTCTTCAAGCTCATTAGCTGGTACGACAATGAATGGGGTTATAGCTGCCGCGTCGGCGACCTCATCAAGTACATCCTCAGCAAGGGTCTGTAA